In one window of Mytilus galloprovincialis chromosome 6, xbMytGall1.hap1.1, whole genome shotgun sequence DNA:
- the LOC143079914 gene encoding uncharacterized protein LOC143079914 gives MAAPVLTPQQQQASLRANMPKPAKSVKPEKPKKVVIKHVLMNPYSNTTWPSLENEVEVSLIEKLATSFEKFAMPKEKAGLKRKHLVNEEVQKTKKKLRSLVVFGVNCVTKALEKDGLQLVITCKSANPPILTQHLIGLSKTRKCVAVCINNLSKTLSDTINIGSVAIGFLKIDNDCEAELNFNEFIDFVRSVVPKAWTENKKDKKVMKKDAGLNKGKKIGELKGDNRIESISKGDNPTYIESGLENDSSKQEKEGDTNIMETSLLSSLNKIKPACPITEQPAETNSSVQDYSRFYVYKKDVKANTPSFGDDFVAFMSDSDVQSNSEEDEEVRKKNKKFKNIEADEYTEIDVRRMKQNENKKKSKKKIKKALKKQNK, from the coding sequence atggcTGCCCCAGTTCTGACTCCACAACAGCAGCAGGCAAGTTTAAGAGCAAATATGCCTAAACCTGCCAAATCTGTGAAGCCAGAAAAACCCAAGAAAGTtgtaataaaacatgttctaatGAATCCGTATAGCAACACTACATGGCCTTCCTTAGAAAATGAAGTAGAAGTTAGTTTGATAGAGAAATTAGCAACAAGTTTTGAAAAATTTGCAATGCCAAAGGAAAAAGCTGGATTGAAAAGAAAACATCTGGTAAATGAAGAAGTTCAAAAAACTAAAAAGAAGCTTAGATCACTGGTTGTCTTTGGTGTAAACTGTGTTACAAAAGCTCTAGAGAAAGACGGCTTGCAATTAGTGATTACTTGTAAATCTGCTAATCCACCGATTCTCACTCAACATTTGATTGGTTTGTCTAAAACTCGAAAATGTGTAGCAGTTTGCATCAACAATCTAAGTAAAACTTTGTCAGATACAATAAATATTGGATCTGTTGCTATTgggtttttaaaaattgacaatgattgTGAAGCAGAACTGAACTTTAACGAATTTATAGACTTTGTAAGAAGTGTTGTTCCAAAAGCCTGGACAGAAAACAAGAAGGataaaaaagtaatgaaaaaagATGCTGGTTTAAACAAAGGAAAGAAAATTGGTGAACTAAAGGGAGATAATAGAATTGAATCGatttcaaagggagataatcctaCATATATTGAATCTGGTTTAGAAAATGACAGCAGTAAACAGGAGAAAGAGGGAGATACAAATATTATGGAAACATCATTATTGTCatcattaaacaaaataaaaccagcATGTCCAATCACGGAACAACCAGCTGAAACAAATTCTAGTGTTCAGGATTATTCtagattttatgtttataaaaaagatgttAAGGCAAATACTCCATCTTTTGGGGATGATTTTGTAGCGTTCATGTCAGATTCTGATGTTCAAAGTAATTCTGAAGAAGATGAAGAAgttagaaagaaaaataaaaagtttaaaaacataGAAGCTGATGAATACACTGAAATTGATGTGAGAAGgatgaaacaaaatgaaaataaaaagaaaagtaaaaaaaagataaagaaagccctgaagaaacaaaataaatga